A genomic stretch from Solenopsis invicta isolate M01_SB chromosome 15, UNIL_Sinv_3.0, whole genome shotgun sequence includes:
- the LOC105203448 gene encoding uncharacterized protein LOC105203448 — MKVLAKEKRLRRCFPRCHFAVNGNTVLHLSGPRGSLVQTRGPQVAPRRGSGAAKEASPTMLVDTTLKSRNLRCPPRSLSLDDISRRYVAREEIARGKMRSGEREERRSEEIGGIPRLRKRKRPLAADWLRRFKTGLYEGSGMFVRPETNQLVAAGGPMEGAEHA, encoded by the coding sequence TTCTCGCCAAGGAGAAACGTCTCCGTCGTTGCTTTCCTCGCTGCCACTTCGCAGTGAATGGAAACACTGTCTTACACCTGTCGGGGCCCCGAGGGTCCCTGGTCCAGACGAGGGGACCGCAAGTGGCACCCCGCCGAGGTAGTGGGGCAGCTAAGGAGGCAAGCCCGACGATGCTTGTTGACACGACGTTGAAGTCACGTAACTTGCGCTGTCCACCACGCTCGTTATCCTTGGATGATATATCACGCCGATATGTCGCACGTGAAGAAATCGCGCGGGGGAAAATGAGAAGCGGCGAAAGAGAGGAAAGACGATCGGAAGAGATCGGAGGGATACCACGATTGAGGAAACGTAAGCGGCCACTGGCTGCCGACTGGCTTCGCAGATTCAAAACTGGCCTCTACGAAGGGTCGGGAATGTTCGTGCGGCCAGAAACAAACCAGCTGGTGGCTGCCGGTGGACCAATGGAAGGGGCAGAGCACGCATAG